In one window of Leifsonia sp. NPDC080035 DNA:
- a CDS encoding SbcC/MukB-like Walker B domain-containing protein, producing MTDLPVDDGLIRRGQFRIELVQLLNWGSYQDIHRMPVGRGGIAILGPTGRGKSTVLDAMSAVIMPNPQEFNRAARDDSRQRSERTVYSYARGKTDEVKDAGSDTTTTHFLRPLGTAFPSGAAITWRTELGETITAARLAWIGPDTATQDEVTTATVYVLVHGEFPLARLNELVPEPGSSSPLTRASLARLVHPERDLVTGSQPELRVRLCEELGIGGSDESQLKALTLLRRAQASKGVFSIDELFKSFVLTEPRALSRWETTLSSYREASALYDVFETTRRKLDVLADVPSRAEQYAAAAEDASGKRRLLVPADGEHDPRLRVWLAERIRDWVSGQVDAVRDEKREHEAQRRVAETEEQAAHRAQQDALSRLAERGGDPAVGLRREQELAERYLATQSRERAAADALFARAGLPAPETESQLAELASRAEQLLASAATDEDDKARRYELAGRVDAAKRAIAAKTAEKRSYEQRRSNVPADADERRRRIAAGTGIAPEDLPYAGELFEVAPGRRDWTRAIESVLGEVATHLVVDERRFAAVRRFVNDNDMRGRIVLAAAASGRAPELDPVERTVPALLQFDTGSPYWGWLHDELVADRSILCVESPEELDAPRPAGTKGAVTRSGMRSASRDRVIKDDRRTDSWIGLDNAPRIQALAAELEDLERELAAARAESDAAESEHSAARSRSEALAAIRTVEWESIDVTGARQRVDELAAQLERVAVEHPEVGELQQEADRHDRARIDAARRGAALQARIDELEARHGDLIDIEDSIADALERNSPLTPEERVLLGTLPFAAPREAADVDRRYAEAQAIVRDQVDGHQQAMEQHERLLLLTFERYRDLDRSAEIDATIDSLPTVLAIHRTLVDDDLPRAKSDWLAKAGASMGDSLRALLTQIEEDGHAIRRGVRPISSALAGIEFREGSTLDIDPRPVSNSDLHDFKRTLRKHTAGTLGTDRRDAAAIERDFLELRHDLSRLEERSRAGEAWRRRVLDAREHYQFRAIETRTDGTQVVHEGVAGKSGGEGQELIAFVLGAALRYRLGDGTDSVPTYAPIVLDEGFVKADNEYTGRALAALRGLGFQLIVGAPRDKVNAFEEHVESVAYVTGDPARPGLSRIYSLSIREALEGDRLGVLTA from the coding sequence GTGACCGACCTTCCCGTGGACGACGGCCTGATCCGTCGCGGCCAGTTCCGCATCGAGCTGGTTCAGTTGCTCAACTGGGGCAGCTACCAGGACATCCACCGGATGCCCGTCGGACGCGGCGGCATCGCCATCCTCGGCCCCACCGGCCGCGGCAAGTCGACCGTGCTCGACGCCATGTCGGCGGTCATCATGCCGAACCCGCAGGAGTTCAACCGCGCGGCGCGCGACGACTCCCGGCAGCGCAGCGAGCGCACCGTCTACAGCTACGCCCGCGGCAAGACCGACGAGGTGAAGGACGCGGGCTCCGACACCACGACCACGCACTTCCTCCGGCCGCTCGGAACCGCCTTCCCGAGCGGAGCGGCCATCACCTGGCGCACGGAGCTCGGCGAGACCATCACCGCGGCCAGGCTCGCCTGGATCGGCCCGGACACCGCGACGCAGGACGAGGTGACGACGGCGACCGTCTACGTGCTCGTCCACGGCGAGTTCCCGCTTGCCCGGCTGAACGAGCTGGTGCCGGAGCCGGGCAGCTCCTCCCCGCTCACCCGGGCCTCGCTCGCCCGTCTCGTCCACCCGGAGCGCGACCTGGTCACCGGGTCGCAGCCGGAACTGCGGGTCCGGCTCTGCGAGGAGCTCGGCATCGGCGGCAGCGACGAGTCGCAGCTGAAGGCGCTCACCCTGCTCCGCCGGGCGCAGGCGTCCAAGGGCGTGTTCTCGATCGACGAGCTGTTCAAGAGCTTCGTGCTGACCGAGCCGCGCGCCCTCTCCCGGTGGGAGACGACGCTGAGCAGCTACCGGGAGGCCTCCGCGCTGTACGACGTGTTCGAGACGACGCGCCGCAAGCTCGACGTGCTGGCCGACGTCCCGTCCCGCGCCGAGCAGTATGCCGCTGCAGCGGAGGACGCGAGCGGCAAGCGCCGCCTGCTGGTCCCCGCCGACGGCGAGCACGACCCGCGTCTGCGCGTCTGGCTGGCGGAGCGCATCCGCGACTGGGTGTCCGGGCAGGTGGACGCGGTGCGCGACGAGAAGCGCGAGCACGAGGCGCAGCGCCGCGTGGCGGAGACCGAGGAGCAGGCGGCGCACCGCGCCCAGCAGGACGCGCTCTCCCGGCTTGCCGAGCGCGGCGGGGACCCTGCGGTCGGCCTGCGCCGCGAGCAGGAGCTGGCGGAGCGCTACCTCGCGACCCAGTCGCGCGAGCGCGCCGCCGCGGACGCGCTGTTCGCGCGCGCCGGCCTGCCCGCTCCCGAGACCGAGTCCCAGCTCGCCGAGCTCGCGAGCCGCGCAGAGCAGCTTCTGGCGTCCGCCGCGACGGACGAGGACGACAAGGCGCGGCGCTACGAGCTCGCCGGCCGGGTGGACGCGGCGAAGCGGGCGATCGCGGCGAAGACCGCGGAGAAGCGCTCCTACGAGCAGCGCCGCAGCAACGTCCCCGCCGACGCCGACGAGCGCCGCAGGCGCATCGCGGCGGGCACCGGAATCGCGCCGGAGGACCTGCCGTACGCGGGCGAGCTGTTCGAGGTCGCGCCTGGTCGCCGGGACTGGACGCGAGCGATCGAGAGCGTGCTCGGCGAGGTGGCGACCCACCTGGTGGTCGACGAGCGCCGTTTCGCGGCCGTCCGCCGGTTCGTGAACGACAACGACATGCGCGGACGCATCGTGCTGGCCGCCGCCGCATCCGGCCGCGCACCGGAACTCGACCCGGTCGAGCGCACCGTCCCCGCGCTGCTGCAGTTCGACACCGGCAGCCCGTACTGGGGCTGGCTGCACGACGAGCTGGTCGCCGACCGCAGCATCCTCTGCGTCGAGTCGCCGGAGGAGCTGGATGCCCCGCGCCCGGCGGGCACGAAGGGCGCGGTCACGCGCTCCGGCATGCGGTCGGCGTCGCGCGACCGGGTGATCAAGGACGACCGGCGCACCGACTCCTGGATCGGCCTCGACAACGCCCCGCGCATCCAGGCGCTCGCCGCCGAGCTCGAGGACCTGGAACGCGAACTCGCCGCCGCGCGGGCGGAGTCGGACGCGGCCGAGTCCGAGCACAGCGCGGCGCGCAGCCGCAGCGAGGCTCTCGCGGCCATCCGGACGGTCGAGTGGGAGTCGATCGATGTGACCGGCGCCCGGCAGCGCGTCGACGAGCTCGCCGCCCAGCTCGAGCGCGTCGCGGTCGAGCATCCCGAGGTCGGCGAGCTCCAGCAGGAGGCGGACCGTCACGACCGGGCGCGCATCGACGCCGCCCGGCGCGGAGCGGCGCTGCAGGCGCGCATCGACGAGCTCGAAGCGCGGCACGGCGACCTGATCGACATCGAGGACAGCATCGCGGACGCCCTCGAACGCAACAGCCCGCTCACCCCCGAGGAGCGCGTGCTGCTCGGGACGCTGCCCTTCGCCGCACCGCGCGAGGCGGCGGACGTCGATCGCCGGTACGCCGAGGCGCAGGCCATCGTGCGCGACCAGGTCGACGGCCACCAGCAGGCGATGGAGCAGCACGAGCGGCTGCTGCTGCTCACCTTCGAGCGCTACCGCGACCTGGACCGCTCCGCCGAGATCGACGCCACCATCGACAGCCTGCCCACCGTGCTCGCCATCCACCGCACCCTGGTGGACGACGACCTGCCGCGGGCGAAATCGGACTGGCTGGCCAAGGCCGGGGCGAGCATGGGCGACAGCCTGCGCGCCCTGCTGACCCAGATCGAGGAGGACGGCCACGCCATCCGGCGCGGGGTCCGGCCGATCTCATCCGCGCTCGCCGGCATCGAGTTCCGCGAGGGCTCGACGCTCGACATCGACCCGCGCCCGGTGTCCAACAGCGACCTGCACGACTTCAAGCGCACGCTGCGCAAACACACCGCAGGTACCCTCGGCACCGACCGCAGGGACGCCGCGGCGATCGAGCGGGACTTCCTGGAGCTGCGCCACGACCTCTCCCGGCTGGAGGAGCGGTCGCGCGCGGGCGAGGCCTGGCGCCGCCGGGTGCTCGACGCCAGAGAGCACTACCAGTTCCGCGCCATCGAGACCCGCACCGACGGCACCCAGGTGGTGCACGAGGGCGTCGCCGGCAAGTCGGGGGGCGAGGGACAGGAGCTGATCGCGTTCGTGCTCGGCGCCGCCCTGCGCTACCGGCTCGGCGACGGCACCGACAGCGTTCCGACCTACGCGCCGATCGTGCTCGACGAGGGTTTCGTGAAGGCGGACAACGAGTACACGGGCCGCGCCCTCGCTGCCCTGCGCGGGCTCGGCTTCCAGCTGATCGTCGGCGCGCCCCGCGACAAGGTGAACGCGTTCGAGGAGCACGTGGAGTCGGTGGCCTACGTCACCGGGGACCCGGCGCGTCCCGGCCTCTCCCGCATCTACTCGCTCAGCATCCGCGAGGCACTGGAGGGCGACCGGCTCGGGGTGCTGACGGCGTAG
- a CDS encoding DUF4194 domain-containing protein produces MTDTLEAEAERERREADSDAFGDAVRDELPREARTALVTLLTSRFVTRTKQPDVWRALLDHEDEIRARLDELFLTLEIDADHEVAFKRQNGDDDAPILLRREKPLSRDASLLLVLLRQEHAYTDARDTAVTVTRDHIAEFLGRFQGDSAHDEVRVDRRIKAAIAALERLELLTPGTDDPDVYTVSPAVVPLIGTDELARLERMFLAAAGEDAPADESADVEQEEER; encoded by the coding sequence GTGACGGACACGCTGGAGGCTGAAGCGGAGCGGGAGCGGCGCGAGGCCGACTCCGACGCGTTCGGTGACGCGGTGCGCGACGAACTGCCCAGGGAGGCGCGGACCGCTCTGGTCACCCTGCTGACGAGCCGCTTCGTCACGCGCACCAAGCAGCCCGACGTCTGGCGCGCCCTGCTCGACCACGAGGACGAGATCCGCGCCCGGCTCGACGAGCTGTTCCTGACGCTCGAGATCGACGCCGACCACGAGGTCGCGTTCAAGCGGCAGAACGGCGACGACGACGCGCCGATCCTGCTGCGCAGGGAGAAGCCGCTGTCCCGCGACGCCTCCCTGCTGCTCGTCCTGCTCCGCCAGGAGCACGCGTACACGGACGCGAGGGATACGGCCGTGACCGTCACCCGCGATCACATCGCCGAATTCCTCGGCCGGTTCCAGGGCGACTCCGCGCACGACGAGGTGCGGGTCGACCGCCGCATCAAGGCGGCCATCGCCGCGCTCGAACGACTGGAGCTGCTGACGCCCGGCACCGACGACCCCGACGTCTACACCGTCTCCCCCGCCGTCGTGCCGCTGATCGGGACCGACGAGCTCGCCCGGCTCGAGCGGATGTTCCTGGCCGCCGCCGGCGAGGATGCGCCCGCCGACGAATCCGCCGACGTCGAGCAGGAGGAGGAGCGGTGA
- a CDS encoding DUF3375 family protein — protein MGESLDGGRVAAVWEEHPTWALLRSYNGRWVLPLFSQHLEHADGPVSADWFHQKVADALDAVDADAADAADDADVAEAGRTTPAEYCRSWVDSRWLIRSRPGNRDDRAQYRLSQYALQALRIVRELAEPDTAVSEARFASIAHAVHQLAGLTDPTAESQLSRIDDEIAALQRRRAEIVEHGVSDVSPEAVKRQVREVLRLTASLPEDFRRLGAMVEQRHREVARIASTQQVGKGAIVDQFLRDNDLLEQTPEGRAYRGFAAMLSSRELEGMRADIERVLARPSAAEQLSERQRGALETLITSLLAEEQAVQETYVRWTSSLRRFLSRNGSEKHARLLSLAERALAAGALWAERRPGPVLTDEDVLGIGGWGLVDVTQAQLWRDRGRPEVGIAITENDDPLPETDREALRLAVETSAAAVRERVGELLRDRETVTGAEVYAATPDEFRRLGLAVSLIELGAELGAVSEGVQTVPLAVGDETREVTMPLLVFGRDAIEQEER, from the coding sequence ATGGGCGAGAGCCTCGACGGCGGCCGCGTCGCAGCCGTGTGGGAGGAGCATCCCACCTGGGCGCTGCTGCGCAGCTACAACGGTCGCTGGGTCCTCCCCCTGTTCTCACAGCACCTGGAGCACGCCGACGGGCCGGTGTCGGCGGACTGGTTCCACCAGAAGGTGGCGGACGCGCTCGACGCGGTGGATGCGGACGCGGCCGACGCGGCCGACGACGCCGACGTTGCGGAGGCCGGGCGCACGACGCCCGCCGAGTACTGCCGCAGCTGGGTGGACAGCCGCTGGCTGATCCGCTCGCGCCCCGGCAATCGTGACGACCGCGCCCAGTACCGGCTGTCGCAGTACGCGCTGCAGGCGCTGCGCATCGTCCGCGAGCTCGCCGAGCCGGACACCGCCGTGTCGGAGGCGCGGTTCGCGAGCATCGCCCACGCCGTCCACCAGCTCGCCGGGCTCACCGACCCGACCGCCGAGTCCCAGCTCTCGCGCATCGACGACGAGATCGCCGCGCTGCAGCGGCGTCGCGCGGAGATCGTCGAGCACGGGGTGTCCGACGTCTCGCCGGAGGCCGTGAAGCGGCAGGTGCGCGAGGTGCTGCGGCTGACCGCATCGCTGCCGGAGGACTTCCGCCGGCTGGGGGCGATGGTGGAGCAGCGCCACCGGGAGGTGGCGCGCATCGCCTCCACACAGCAGGTGGGCAAGGGCGCCATCGTCGACCAGTTCCTGCGAGACAACGACCTGCTGGAGCAGACGCCGGAGGGACGCGCCTACCGCGGGTTCGCCGCCATGCTGTCCTCGCGCGAGCTTGAGGGGATGCGCGCCGACATCGAGCGCGTGCTCGCCCGGCCGAGCGCGGCCGAGCAGCTCAGCGAGCGGCAGCGCGGGGCGCTCGAGACGCTCATCACCTCCCTGCTCGCCGAGGAGCAGGCGGTGCAGGAGACGTACGTGCGCTGGACATCGTCGCTGCGCCGGTTCCTCAGCCGCAACGGATCGGAGAAGCACGCGCGGCTGCTCTCGCTCGCCGAGCGGGCGCTGGCCGCCGGCGCGCTCTGGGCCGAGCGGCGCCCCGGTCCGGTGCTGACCGACGAGGACGTGCTCGGGATCGGCGGCTGGGGCCTGGTGGACGTGACCCAGGCGCAGCTCTGGCGCGACCGCGGGCGACCGGAGGTCGGCATCGCGATCACCGAGAACGACGACCCGCTGCCCGAGACGGACCGGGAGGCGCTGCGGCTCGCCGTCGAGACCAGCGCGGCCGCGGTGCGCGAGCGCGTCGGCGAGCTGCTGCGCGACCGCGAGACCGTGACCGGGGCGGAGGTCTACGCGGCGACGCCGGACGAGTTCCGCCGGCTCGGGCTCGCGGTGAGCCTCATCGAGCTCGGAGCGGAGCTCGGCGCCGTCTCGGAGGGCGTGCAGACCGTGCCGCTCGCGGTCGGCGACGAGACGCGCGAAGTGACCATGCCGCTGCTCGTCTTCGGACGGGATGCGATCGAACAGGAGGAACGGTGA
- a CDS encoding response regulator, whose protein sequence is MASSAQKYRVCVIEDDPDVAFYMKTVLEKRADAQVVAVTDPSIALNAIAEFGPDVVITDIEMPGISGLDLLRELRSSHPGMPVVVMTAHVSVDYAVSALRAQADEFLTKPIASAELVSIVTRLAEESRTKRASQRQQVVLAIGAHPDDVEIGVGGILAAHRDAGNQVVILTLSRGARGGDADDRQHESLAAAELLGARLFLEDLEDTRISAADPTVGIIERVVAEVKPDIVYTHSAHDRHQDHRAVHAAVNVATRGVRTVCCFQSPSATIDFRPTRFVPIDGFTEAKLRLIDCFRSQTELRGYLEHDFVLATARYWSRFGGGTNCEPLEVMRDTADISVPASAIQTEARLRRTQE, encoded by the coding sequence ATGGCCAGTTCCGCTCAGAAGTACCGCGTGTGCGTGATCGAGGACGATCCGGACGTCGCGTTCTACATGAAGACCGTCCTGGAGAAGCGCGCGGACGCCCAGGTCGTCGCGGTCACCGATCCGTCGATCGCGCTGAACGCCATCGCGGAGTTCGGGCCGGACGTGGTGATCACCGACATCGAGATGCCGGGCATCTCCGGCCTGGACCTGCTTCGCGAACTCCGCAGCAGCCACCCCGGGATGCCCGTCGTGGTGATGACCGCGCACGTCTCGGTGGACTACGCCGTGTCGGCGCTGCGCGCCCAGGCCGACGAGTTCCTCACCAAGCCGATCGCGTCGGCCGAGCTCGTCTCGATCGTCACCCGGCTCGCCGAGGAGAGCAGGACGAAGCGCGCCTCGCAGCGGCAGCAGGTGGTTCTGGCCATCGGCGCCCACCCGGACGACGTGGAGATCGGGGTCGGCGGCATCCTCGCCGCGCACAGGGACGCCGGAAACCAGGTCGTCATCCTCACCCTCTCCCGCGGAGCGCGAGGCGGCGACGCCGACGACCGCCAGCACGAGTCGCTCGCGGCCGCCGAGCTGCTCGGCGCCCGGCTGTTCCTGGAGGACCTCGAGGACACCAGGATCTCCGCCGCCGACCCGACCGTCGGCATCATCGAGCGGGTGGTGGCAGAGGTGAAGCCGGACATCGTCTACACCCACTCCGCTCACGACCGGCACCAGGACCACCGGGCAGTCCACGCCGCCGTCAACGTCGCCACCCGGGGCGTGCGGACGGTGTGCTGCTTCCAGAGCCCGTCGGCGACGATCGACTTCCGGCCCACCCGGTTCGTCCCGATCGACGGCTTCACCGAGGCCAAGCTGCGCCTGATCGACTGCTTCCGCTCGCAGACCGAGCTGCGCGGCTACCTCGAGCACGACTTCGTGCTGGCGACCGCGCGCTACTGGTCGCGGTTCGGCGGCGGCACCAACTGCGAACCGCTGGAGGTGATGCGGGACACCGCCGACATCTCCGTCCCCGCCTCGGCCATCCAGACCGAGGCCCGACTCCGGAGGACCCAGGAATGA
- a CDS encoding ATP-grasp domain-containing protein encodes MTDTLTRVLVTGAGGPAGIAVIRSLLARADVDVFAADMDGWASGLYLVPESRRRIVPAGRSETFVDELIGMCGDDRIDVLYSTVDVELPGLAARRDELSAVGTALAAPSHETLVTCLDKFRLAERVEGAARIPRTRLLNRAGVGEDWTFPVIVKPRSGAGSRGVRLIADRAALEALGEDESILIQENLPGEEFSVDVLAGLDGTVIAAVPRSRERVDSGVSIAGRTVRRAELSDTAAAVARAIGLTGVANVQLRYSVDGVPALLEVNPRFPGAMPLTIAAGVDMPSLLLDLVLGRPVPSSVDFAELANVRFLEDVFLDPGDVLVSENAAHSEGLEE; translated from the coding sequence ATGACCGACACCCTCACCCGCGTACTCGTGACCGGGGCGGGAGGACCGGCGGGCATCGCCGTCATCCGCTCGCTGCTCGCCCGCGCCGACGTCGACGTGTTCGCCGCCGACATGGACGGCTGGGCGAGCGGGCTCTACCTGGTGCCGGAGTCGCGCAGGCGGATCGTGCCGGCCGGCCGCTCCGAGACGTTCGTCGACGAGCTGATCGGGATGTGCGGCGACGACCGCATCGACGTGCTGTACTCCACGGTCGATGTCGAGCTGCCCGGCCTCGCCGCCCGCCGCGACGAGCTGTCCGCCGTCGGCACCGCCCTCGCCGCCCCCAGCCACGAGACGCTCGTGACCTGCCTGGACAAGTTCCGGCTCGCCGAGCGCGTGGAGGGCGCGGCGCGCATCCCGCGCACCCGCCTGCTGAACCGTGCCGGCGTCGGCGAGGACTGGACCTTCCCGGTGATCGTGAAGCCGCGCAGCGGGGCCGGTTCCCGCGGCGTCCGCCTCATCGCCGACCGGGCAGCCCTGGAGGCGCTCGGCGAGGACGAGAGCATCCTGATCCAGGAGAACCTGCCGGGGGAGGAGTTCTCGGTGGATGTGCTGGCTGGGCTCGACGGCACGGTGATCGCGGCGGTTCCGCGCTCGCGCGAGCGCGTCGACTCCGGCGTCTCGATCGCCGGTCGCACGGTGCGCAGGGCGGAGCTCTCCGACACCGCTGCAGCGGTCGCCCGGGCGATCGGGCTGACCGGCGTCGCCAACGTGCAGCTGCGCTACAGCGTCGACGGCGTCCCCGCGCTGCTGGAGGTGAACCCGCGGTTCCCCGGCGCGATGCCGCTGACCATCGCCGCGGGTGTCGACATGCCCTCCCTGCTCCTCGACCTCGTGCTTGGCCGCCCGGTTCCGTCGTCGGTCGACTTCGCCGAGCTCGCGAACGTGCGCTTCCTCGAGGACGTCTTCCTCGATCCCGGCGACGTGCTGGTGTCCGAGAACGCGGCGCACTCCGAGGGCCTCGAGGAGTGA
- a CDS encoding PHP domain-containing protein yields the protein MDDLLLGDFHVHSTFSDDARSTIGENIAAATAAGLRRIRLTDHVRASTTWVPEFLAAVALEPVPDGLTVLTGVEAKLLDASGAVDTPRLLAIGEGGVDAVVIGDHQFPGPDGPWSPERTRDELAAGLSADDALDLLVTASIRAMERTPSAQLAHWFSILPKVGLAEEQLGAERLAAWAGAAAATGTIVEVNEKWGCPGPAAVGALLTAGARIVASTDSHVAGDVGRYDRVATVLRDAVAAHPEREGEG from the coding sequence ATGGACGATCTGCTGCTCGGCGACTTCCACGTGCACTCCACGTTCTCGGACGACGCGCGCAGCACGATCGGCGAGAACATCGCGGCCGCGACGGCGGCGGGTCTCCGCCGCATCCGGCTGACGGACCACGTCCGTGCCTCGACGACGTGGGTGCCCGAGTTCCTGGCCGCGGTGGCGCTGGAGCCGGTGCCGGACGGCCTCACGGTGCTCACGGGAGTGGAGGCGAAGCTCCTCGACGCCTCGGGGGCGGTGGACACGCCGCGATTGCTCGCGATCGGTGAGGGCGGAGTGGACGCCGTCGTCATTGGGGACCACCAGTTCCCCGGCCCGGACGGCCCGTGGTCGCCCGAGCGCACGCGCGACGAGCTTGCCGCCGGCCTCTCGGCGGACGACGCCCTGGACCTGCTGGTGACCGCGAGCATCCGGGCGATGGAGCGGACCCCGAGCGCGCAGCTCGCGCACTGGTTCTCGATCCTGCCCAAGGTCGGCCTCGCCGAGGAGCAGCTCGGTGCAGAACGGCTCGCCGCCTGGGCGGGAGCCGCGGCCGCGACGGGGACCATCGTCGAGGTGAACGAGAAGTGGGGATGCCCCGGCCCCGCCGCCGTCGGCGCCCTGCTCACCGCGGGGGCGCGTATCGTTGCGTCAACGGACAGCCACGTCGCCGGTGACGTCGGGCGGTACGACCGCGTCGCCACGGTGCTCAGGGACGCCGTCGCGGCGCACCCCGAGCGGGAGGGAGAGGGATGA
- a CDS encoding response regulator has protein sequence MTDRAKRVVIADDDDDIRGLMVIAAGRAGVEIAAAVDNGRAALDAVRSGDVDLVVLDISMPGMNGVEVADAIREDAATSGTLILMVSASVQLLTDHGVVADRSDSFIIKPFSPRVLAQRIRDMLAVGEPV, from the coding sequence GTGACCGACCGCGCGAAACGCGTCGTGATCGCCGATGACGACGACGACATCCGCGGTCTGATGGTGATCGCCGCCGGCCGCGCCGGAGTCGAGATCGCTGCCGCCGTCGACAACGGCAGGGCCGCGCTCGACGCGGTCCGCTCGGGAGACGTCGACCTCGTCGTGCTCGACATCTCGATGCCGGGCATGAACGGAGTGGAGGTGGCGGACGCGATCCGCGAGGACGCGGCCACCAGCGGAACGCTCATCCTTATGGTGTCCGCATCCGTGCAGCTGCTCACCGATCACGGGGTTGTCGCCGACCGGTCGGACAGCTTCATCATCAAGCCGTTCAGCCCGCGGGTGCTCGCGCAGCGCATCCGCGACATGCTCGCCGTGGGGGAGCCGGTATGA
- a CDS encoding ATP-binding protein, translated as MTLDRWFGRLPIDSPSVFMKLIPTLIGYVLALGVELVPGVALVITPVYLVTSLVLMALAVVLALAVPWRRTAAAWPLVVPVLALIAIGFLRLGTGSGSSPIAVVLLLPFIWIATEEGRYNILVAAAGMFLVLLAPVVVSNVATSPVDLVRALFSPVIYLVLAGVINEIAHRLRKQLAASKAEAEQREQLLAQAVRAQDELVLNEARLRTANRLIQSIWNAVTEQSVIGTDLDGLIDVWNPGAEKMLGLTEKQVVDGGRHVIDFHLESELEDRLREMDARFTTVASADDFSALVDTVRAGSADVRDWTYVRADGKHVAVQVAATPRLDENGHRVGFIFVATDMTQAREFARLKDEFVGLISHELRTPLSSILGYLELMRDDEEAPLSEEQLQYLGVAERNAHRLLRLVGDLLFTAQVESGRFPIDITDAELRGVVAASVESATPVASSAGVTLVSDVPDEPVEVRGDQVRLGQAVDNLVSNALKFTPSGGTVTVSLSRQGDEAVIAVTDTGIGIPAVEVSQLSQRFFRASTATRNAVPGVGLGLTITKAIVTAHGGRLDIASEEGVGTSISLRLPIETPRPVAEAVPGAERSS; from the coding sequence ATGACCCTCGACCGCTGGTTCGGCCGCCTGCCGATCGACTCGCCGTCCGTCTTCATGAAGCTGATCCCGACGCTGATCGGCTACGTTCTGGCGCTGGGCGTCGAGCTGGTGCCCGGGGTCGCCCTGGTGATCACGCCGGTCTACCTGGTGACCTCCCTCGTGCTGATGGCGCTCGCCGTCGTCCTCGCGCTCGCCGTCCCGTGGCGGCGCACCGCGGCGGCCTGGCCGCTCGTGGTGCCGGTGCTGGCGCTGATCGCGATCGGGTTCCTGCGGCTGGGGACCGGTAGCGGCTCCTCGCCGATCGCGGTCGTGCTGCTGCTCCCGTTCATCTGGATCGCGACGGAGGAGGGCCGGTACAACATCCTGGTCGCCGCGGCCGGGATGTTCCTCGTGCTGCTCGCGCCCGTCGTCGTCTCCAATGTGGCGACCTCACCGGTGGACCTCGTGCGCGCCCTGTTCTCCCCGGTGATCTACCTCGTGCTCGCGGGCGTGATCAACGAGATCGCCCACCGGCTGCGCAAACAGCTCGCCGCGTCGAAGGCGGAGGCGGAGCAGCGCGAACAGCTGCTCGCGCAGGCCGTGCGGGCGCAGGACGAGCTGGTGCTCAATGAGGCGCGGCTGCGGACCGCGAACCGCCTCATCCAGAGCATCTGGAACGCCGTCACCGAGCAGTCCGTGATCGGCACGGACCTCGACGGCCTCATCGACGTGTGGAACCCGGGCGCCGAGAAGATGCTCGGCCTCACCGAGAAGCAGGTGGTCGATGGCGGCAGGCACGTCATCGACTTCCATCTGGAGTCGGAGCTCGAGGACCGGCTCCGGGAGATGGACGCGCGCTTCACGACGGTCGCCAGCGCCGACGACTTCTCCGCGCTGGTGGACACCGTGCGCGCGGGCTCGGCGGACGTGCGCGACTGGACGTACGTGCGCGCCGACGGCAAGCACGTCGCCGTGCAGGTGGCGGCGACGCCGCGGCTCGACGAGAACGGCCACCGGGTCGGCTTCATCTTCGTGGCGACCGACATGACGCAGGCGCGCGAGTTCGCCCGGCTGAAGGACGAGTTCGTCGGGCTGATCTCGCACGAGCTGCGCACGCCGCTCAGCTCGATCCTCGGCTACCTCGAGCTGATGCGCGACGACGAGGAGGCGCCGCTCTCGGAGGAGCAACTGCAGTACCTCGGCGTCGCGGAGCGGAACGCGCACCGGCTGCTTCGGCTGGTCGGCGATCTGCTGTTCACGGCCCAGGTGGAGTCCGGACGCTTCCCGATCGACATCACGGACGCCGAGTTGCGCGGGGTCGTCGCGGCCTCCGTCGAGTCTGCGACGCCGGTCGCGTCGAGCGCCGGGGTGACTCTCGTCTCGGACGTTCCCGACGAGCCGGTGGAGGTGCGCGGCGACCAGGTCCGGCTGGGCCAGGCGGTCGACAACCTCGTCTCGAACGCGCTCAAGTTCACGCCGTCCGGCGGCACGGTGACCGTGTCCCTCTCCCGCCAGGGCGACGAGGCCGTCATCGCGGTCACGGACACCGGCATCGGGATCCCCGCGGTCGAGGTCAGCCAGCTGTCGCAGCGCTTCTTCCGCGCCTCCACCGCGACCCGCAACGCGGTGCCGGGCGTGGGCCTGGGGCTCACCATCACCAAGGCGATCGTGACGGCGCACGGCGGCCGGCTCGACATCGCGAGCGAGGAAGGCGTCGGCACGTCGATCAGCCTCCGGCTTCCGATCGAGACGCCCCGCCCGGTCGCCGAGGCCGTCCCGGGAGCGGAGCGTTCGTCATGA